From Paenibacillus sp. PK3_47, the proteins below share one genomic window:
- a CDS encoding response regulator transcription factor — translation MIKVLIVDDEPKLREGLRTLIPWEEQGYTVVATAANGIEALEKFHTFAPKLIVADIRMPGMDGLEMVSELRKEGADCHVLILSGYADFEYAKRAISYHIDGYLLKPVDEDELISYLQDIRTSIAEEELLTLRRSDMPVRSNEAVLRELLQPREGGSGPAQAAAELGLTGTSCEVVLVELKRPHKGEDGKEERVKSLLEENWPREQALFFTIPPYMGLLLMEPLEDEMQRNALWQTLKGIIEGEGLDFHAAAGGAAEDPEQAGESFLTARELLENAFFGRKEILVSGQPDDWTESVEEPEETLDFERDDEMELLLAIETGREEAIRHLLGRIIRRLVAVRRDEIYVKDNLIRILSSTIARLEAVNADIRSYITANASPAGEVYSGYYLSDVEQILSGYLVQLSKQMNYGGGRGDEIKRITDLIQRRYNENLKLGMLAQIFNYNSAYLGKMFKLQVGEHFNTYLDKVRIEKAKQFLTQGMKVYEVAEKVGYMNSDYFNAKFRKYVGVSPTAFRKDQ, via the coding sequence ATGATAAAAGTGCTGATTGTTGATGACGAGCCGAAGCTGAGAGAAGGGCTGCGGACGCTCATTCCCTGGGAAGAGCAGGGCTATACCGTAGTGGCGACAGCGGCGAACGGAATCGAGGCGCTTGAGAAGTTCCATACCTTTGCTCCCAAGCTGATTGTCGCGGATATTCGGATGCCGGGAATGGACGGCCTGGAAATGGTCAGTGAGCTGCGCAAGGAAGGTGCAGATTGCCATGTGCTGATTCTTAGCGGCTATGCCGACTTTGAGTATGCCAAGCGGGCCATTTCCTATCATATAGACGGATACTTGCTTAAGCCCGTGGATGAAGATGAGCTGATCTCCTATCTGCAGGATATTCGTACGTCGATAGCCGAGGAGGAGCTTCTGACTCTGCGTCGGTCGGATATGCCTGTACGCAGCAATGAAGCCGTCCTGCGTGAGCTGCTTCAGCCGCGTGAAGGCGGATCCGGACCGGCTCAGGCTGCAGCGGAGCTGGGGCTTACGGGAACTAGCTGTGAGGTTGTGCTGGTAGAGCTTAAGCGGCCCCACAAGGGGGAAGACGGGAAGGAAGAGCGTGTCAAAAGCCTGCTGGAGGAGAACTGGCCCCGGGAGCAGGCGCTGTTCTTTACCATCCCTCCTTATATGGGGCTTCTGCTTATGGAGCCGCTGGAAGATGAGATGCAGCGCAATGCATTGTGGCAGACCCTGAAAGGAATCATTGAAGGCGAAGGCCTTGATTTTCATGCAGCAGCCGGAGGAGCTGCGGAGGACCCGGAGCAGGCAGGGGAGTCTTTTCTAACTGCCCGGGAGCTGCTGGAGAACGCTTTTTTCGGCCGCAAGGAGATTCTGGTCAGCGGGCAGCCGGATGATTGGACAGAGTCCGTAGAGGAGCCGGAAGAGACGCTCGACTTCGAACGCGATGATGAAATGGAGTTGCTGCTTGCGATAGAAACCGGACGGGAGGAAGCAATCCGGCACCTGCTGGGACGGATTATCCGCAGGCTGGTTGCAGTAAGGCGTGATGAGATTTATGTCAAAGACAATCTTATCCGCATCCTTAGCAGTACGATTGCCCGTCTGGAGGCAGTGAACGCGGATATCCGTTCTTATATTACTGCCAATGCTTCCCCCGCAGGAGAGGTATACAGCGGCTATTATTTGAGTGATGTTGAGCAGATCCTGTCAGGTTATCTGGTACAACTCTCCAAGCAGATGAATTACGGGGGCGGCCGCGGTGATGAGATCAAACGGATTACCGACCTGATCCAGCGCCGGTATAATGAGAATCTGAAGCTGGGAATGCTGGCGCAGATTTTTAATTATAACAGCGCCTATCTGGGCAAGATGTTCAAGCTGCAGGTGGGTGAGCACTTCAATACTTACCTGGACAAGGTCCGAATCGAGAAGGCCAAGCAATTCTTGACCCAAGGTATGAAGGTTTATGAGGTGGCTGAAAAAGTCGGCTACATGAATTCCGATTATTTTAATGCCAAATTCCGCAAATATGTCGGAGTATCTCCAACCGCCTTCCGGAAGGACCAGTAG
- the xylB gene encoding xylulokinase produces the protein MKYVIGIDLGTSAVKTVLVDPQGKVAFEHSEAYPLSRPQPNWSEQNPEDWVNGTLVSLRRLIEVSGVDPSQVDGLSFSGQMHGLVLVDSEGKVLRPAILWNDTRTTAQCRRIESTLGSKLIDIARNRALEGFTLPKILWVQENEPEVLSRAHQFLLPKDYVRLRLTGDYAMDYSDAAGTLLLDVAGKEWSAEIAEAFNLPLSLCPRLVESFEQTGTLLPEIAEASGLLPSTKVFAGGADNACGALGAGILGEGRTMCSIGTSGVVLSYESNKDLNLEGKVHFFNHSEKDAYYIMGVTLAAGHSLTWFKETFAADKSFDELLQGVNAVPAGSGGLLFTPYIVGERTPHPDANIRGSFIGMDSGHTLDHFTRSVLEGITFSLRESIDIVRESGKEITEIVAIGGGAKNEAWLQMQADIFNASIIKLESEQGPAMGAAMLAAYGSGWFTSLAECAEAFIRPAEQFKPDAEQVKTYDGLFAVYQEVYSQTRGMNDKLAAYRK, from the coding sequence ATGAAATATGTTATTGGAATCGATCTGGGAACAAGTGCAGTAAAAACGGTGCTGGTTGATCCGCAGGGAAAGGTAGCCTTCGAGCATTCCGAAGCTTATCCGCTGAGCAGACCCCAGCCGAACTGGAGCGAACAGAACCCCGAGGATTGGGTGAACGGTACACTGGTCAGCCTGCGCCGGCTCATCGAGGTATCGGGAGTAGACCCTTCCCAGGTCGACGGCCTCAGCTTCTCCGGGCAGATGCACGGACTGGTGCTGGTAGACAGTGAAGGCAAAGTACTGCGTCCGGCGATCCTGTGGAATGATACGCGGACCACTGCACAGTGCCGCAGAATTGAATCCACGCTCGGCAGCAAGCTGATCGATATCGCCAGAAACCGTGCGCTGGAAGGATTCACTCTGCCCAAGATTCTTTGGGTTCAGGAGAATGAACCGGAGGTTCTGTCCCGGGCCCACCAGTTCCTGCTTCCGAAGGATTATGTGCGTTTGCGGTTGACCGGCGACTATGCGATGGATTATTCTGATGCTGCCGGTACACTGCTGCTGGATGTGGCCGGGAAAGAGTGGAGTGCCGAAATTGCCGAAGCCTTTAACCTGCCGCTAAGCCTGTGCCCGAGACTGGTGGAATCCTTTGAACAGACCGGAACCCTGCTTCCGGAGATTGCCGAAGCTTCAGGCCTGCTGCCTTCGACGAAGGTATTTGCCGGCGGCGCCGACAATGCCTGCGGAGCGCTTGGTGCCGGAATTCTCGGAGAAGGCCGTACGATGTGCAGCATTGGTACTTCCGGTGTAGTGCTCTCTTATGAGAGCAACAAGGATCTGAATCTGGAAGGCAAGGTTCACTTCTTTAATCACAGTGAAAAGGATGCCTACTATATCATGGGCGTTACACTTGCCGCTGGCCACAGCCTTACGTGGTTCAAAGAAACCTTCGCGGCGGACAAGAGCTTCGATGAATTGCTTCAAGGCGTGAATGCCGTGCCTGCCGGCAGCGGCGGCCTGCTGTTTACACCGTATATTGTCGGTGAACGCACCCCGCATCCGGATGCCAACATCCGCGGCAGCTTCATCGGCATGGATTCGGGTCACACCCTGGACCACTTCACCCGCTCTGTGTTGGAAGGGATTACGTTCTCACTGCGCGAGTCCATTGATATTGTACGGGAGTCGGGCAAGGAAATTACAGAGATTGTAGCGATTGGCGGCGGGGCGAAGAATGAAGCCTGGCTGCAGATGCAGGCGGATATTTTTAATGCCTCAATCATCAAGCTGGAGAGTGAACAGGGACCGGCAATGGGTGCGGCTATGCTGGCTGCCTACGGCAGCGGCTGGTTCACTTCGCTTGCTGAATGTGCCGAGGCCTTTATCCGGCCGGCTGAACAATTCAAACCTGACGCTGAACAGGTGAAAACTTATGACGGCTTGTTCGCGGTCTACCAGGAAGTATACAGCCAGACCCGCGGAATGAATGACAAGCTGGCTGCGTACCGCAAATAA
- the xylA gene encoding xylose isomerase: protein MAYFESVGNISYEGSRSTNPFAFKFYNPKEIVAGKTMEEHLKFAMAYWHTLTAGGSDPFGAETAVRSWDKLSGLDKAKARAEAAFEFMEKMNLQYYCFHDVDIAPEGTSLREFYSNIDTIVDILEQGMKSSGKKLLWNTANMFTNPRYMHGAGSTPNADVFAHAAAQVKKGLEVGKRLGADNYVFWGGREGYEELLNTDMGLEQDNIARLFNMAIDYAKEIGFEGQFLIEPKPKEPTKHQYDFDAATCIAFLQKYNLSQHFKLNLEANHATLAGHTFEHELRVARLNGMLGSLDANQGDPLLGWDTDEFPVNIYDATLTLYEVLKNDGLGKGGINFDAKVRRPSFEPEDLFLAHIAGMDTYAKGLKVAAKLLEDRVFEDFIAKRYSSYNEGIGADIVSGKATLASLAEYALNNENPRPNQSGRQELLRATLNQYILAE, encoded by the coding sequence CTTTCGCATTCAAATTCTACAACCCTAAAGAAATCGTAGCCGGCAAAACGATGGAAGAGCACCTGAAATTTGCAATGGCATACTGGCATACATTAACTGCAGGCGGATCCGATCCGTTCGGCGCAGAAACAGCAGTACGCAGCTGGGACAAACTGAGCGGTCTGGACAAAGCCAAGGCCCGCGCAGAAGCTGCTTTTGAATTCATGGAGAAGATGAACCTGCAGTACTACTGCTTCCACGATGTGGACATCGCTCCGGAAGGCACGTCCCTGCGCGAATTCTACAGCAACATCGACACCATCGTAGATATTCTTGAGCAAGGCATGAAATCTTCCGGCAAAAAACTGCTGTGGAACACTGCCAACATGTTCACTAACCCGCGCTACATGCACGGTGCAGGCTCCACGCCTAACGCTGATGTCTTCGCACATGCAGCTGCACAAGTGAAGAAAGGTCTGGAAGTGGGTAAACGTCTGGGCGCTGACAACTATGTATTCTGGGGCGGCCGTGAAGGCTACGAAGAGCTGCTGAATACGGATATGGGCCTGGAGCAGGACAACATCGCACGCCTGTTCAACATGGCAATTGACTATGCTAAGGAAATCGGCTTTGAAGGACAATTCCTGATCGAGCCTAAGCCGAAAGAGCCTACCAAACACCAATATGACTTCGATGCGGCAACTTGCATCGCATTCCTGCAGAAGTACAACCTGTCCCAGCACTTCAAACTGAACCTTGAAGCGAACCACGCAACGCTGGCCGGCCATACTTTTGAGCACGAGCTCCGTGTAGCCCGCCTCAACGGCATGCTGGGATCCCTTGACGCGAACCAGGGCGATCCGCTGCTGGGCTGGGATACTGACGAATTCCCGGTTAACATCTATGATGCTACACTGACTCTGTATGAAGTACTTAAGAACGATGGACTTGGCAAAGGCGGAATCAACTTCGACGCCAAGGTACGCCGTCCTTCCTTCGAGCCTGAGGATCTGTTCCTGGCGCACATCGCCGGCATGGACACTTATGCCAAAGGCCTGAAGGTAGCTGCCAAGCTGCTGGAAGACCGTGTATTCGAAGACTTCATTGCCAAGCGCTACAGCAGCTATAACGAAGGTATCGGCGCCGACATCGTGTCCGGCAAAGCTACACTGGCTTCGCTTGCTGAATATGCACTGAACAACGAAAATCCGCGTCCTAACCAATCCGGACGCCAAGAGCTGCTCAGAGCCACTTTGAACCAGTACATCCTGGCTGAGTAG